In Crassostrea angulata isolate pt1a10 chromosome 6, ASM2561291v2, whole genome shotgun sequence, a genomic segment contains:
- the LOC128186884 gene encoding dehydrogenase/reductase SDR family member 1-like isoform X2 → MSLSGRVCIVTGASRGIGRGIALQLGEAGATVYITGKKLVDSQGDPTAGTLKATASEVESRGGKCIPVQCDHSKDEEIAALFEKVKTEQNGRLDILVNNAYAAVQAISEYMGKPFWEQPLSMWDTVNNVGLRNHYMCTVYAAKMMVPRKSGLIVNISSAGGLAYLFNVAYGIGKEACDRMAADCAVELRKHNVAHVSIWPGPVITEHVDDMLKASQNAKQKQMFEGAESVEFTGKCIVSLAKDPNLMSKSGRILMTPELGREYNLVDVDGRVINSMRQINWLLGRNPSTAWVQRWLPNFIKMPFWMFALKGSKF, encoded by the exons ATGTCGCTGTCGGGGAGGGTTTGTATCGTGACTGGTGCCTCCCGAGGAATAGGGAGGGGCATAGCGCTACAGCTGGGGGAGGCGGGCGCCACTGTATATATCACAGGTAA AAAACTGGTGGACTCCCAGGGCGACCCCACCGCTGGAACACTAAAAGCCACCGCCAGCGAG GTAGAATCCAGGGGTGGAAAATGTATCCCTGTGCAGTGTGACCATTCAAAAGATGAAGAAATTGCTGCTCtctttgaaaaagtaaaaacgGAACAAAATGGCCGACTGGACATCCTGGTTAACAATGCATATGCTGCCGTTCAG GCCATATCAGAGTATATGGGAAAACCTTTCTGGGAGCAACCTTTGTCCATGTGGGACACAGTTAACAACGTTGGATTAAG AAACCACTATATGTGCACAGTTTATGCTGCAAAAATGATGGTTCCGAGAAAAAGTGGTCTGATTGTGAACATATCGTCTGCTGGAGGTCTGGCCTATCTCTTCAATGTGGCCTACGGAATAGGCAAGGAAGCG TGTGACAGGATGGCCGCTGATTGCGCAGTAGAACTAAGGAAGCACAATGTAGCCCATGTCAGCATTTGGCCAGGGCCTGTCATCACCGAACATGTGGATGATATGCTTAAAGCCAGCCAAAAT GCAAAACAGAAGCAAATGTTTGAGGGTGCCGAGTCAGTGGAGTTTACAGGCAAATGTATCGTTTCACTAGCAAAAG ATCCTAACTTGATGAGTAAATCAGGGAGAATTTTGATGACACCTGAGTTGGGCAGAGAATACAACTTAGTGGATGTTGATG GTCGTGTAATCAATAGCATGAGACAGATCAACTGGTTGTTAGGACGCAATCCTAGCACCGCTTGGGTACAGAGGTGGTTGCCCAATTTTATAAAGATGCCTTTTTGGATGTTTGCCTTAAAAGGAAGCAAGTTCTGA
- the LOC128186884 gene encoding dehydrogenase/reductase SDR family member 1-like isoform X1, which translates to MSLSGRVCIVTGASRGIGRGIALQLGEAGATVYITGRKLVDSQGDPTAGTLKATASEVESRGGKCIPVQCDHSKDEEIAALFEKVKTEQNGRLDILVNNAYAAVQAISEYMGKPFWEQPLSMWDTVNNVGLRNHYMCTVYAAKMMVPRKSGLIVNISSAGGLAYLFNVAYGIGKEACDRMAADCAVELRKHNVAHVSIWPGPVITEHVDDMLKASQNAKQKQMFEGAESVEFTGKCIVSLAKDPNLMSKSGRILMTPELGREYNLVDVDGRVINSMRQINWLLGRNPSTAWVQRWLPNFIKMPFWMFALKGSKF; encoded by the exons ATGTCGCTGTCGGGGAGGGTTTGTATCGTGACTGGTGCCTCCCGAGGAATAGGGAGGGGCATAGCGCTACAGCTGGGGGAGGCGGGCGCCACTGTATATATCACAG GAAGAAAACTGGTGGACTCCCAGGGCGACCCCACCGCTGGAACACTAAAAGCCACCGCCAGCGAG GTAGAATCCAGGGGTGGAAAATGTATCCCTGTGCAGTGTGACCATTCAAAAGATGAAGAAATTGCTGCTCtctttgaaaaagtaaaaacgGAACAAAATGGCCGACTGGACATCCTGGTTAACAATGCATATGCTGCCGTTCAG GCCATATCAGAGTATATGGGAAAACCTTTCTGGGAGCAACCTTTGTCCATGTGGGACACAGTTAACAACGTTGGATTAAG AAACCACTATATGTGCACAGTTTATGCTGCAAAAATGATGGTTCCGAGAAAAAGTGGTCTGATTGTGAACATATCGTCTGCTGGAGGTCTGGCCTATCTCTTCAATGTGGCCTACGGAATAGGCAAGGAAGCG TGTGACAGGATGGCCGCTGATTGCGCAGTAGAACTAAGGAAGCACAATGTAGCCCATGTCAGCATTTGGCCAGGGCCTGTCATCACCGAACATGTGGATGATATGCTTAAAGCCAGCCAAAAT GCAAAACAGAAGCAAATGTTTGAGGGTGCCGAGTCAGTGGAGTTTACAGGCAAATGTATCGTTTCACTAGCAAAAG ATCCTAACTTGATGAGTAAATCAGGGAGAATTTTGATGACACCTGAGTTGGGCAGAGAATACAACTTAGTGGATGTTGATG GTCGTGTAATCAATAGCATGAGACAGATCAACTGGTTGTTAGGACGCAATCCTAGCACCGCTTGGGTACAGAGGTGGTTGCCCAATTTTATAAAGATGCCTTTTTGGATGTTTGCCTTAAAAGGAAGCAAGTTCTGA